A single region of the Lycium barbarum isolate Lr01 chromosome 2, ASM1917538v2, whole genome shotgun sequence genome encodes:
- the LOC132629395 gene encoding E3 ubiquitin-protein ligase PUB23-like, producing MEEVEIPQYFLCPISLMIMKDPVTTVTGITYDRENIEMWLLTAEEESATCPVTKQKLPRDIELLTPNHMLRRLIQGWCIANASYGIDRIPTPKYPLDKSHMLRLVRQVNNDQLRVEALKKIDAFVIENGKNRKCLEEVGAIKAMISVIVKSYKERKLITGLEEALRIFHRVWSPTTENKQIVKENHDLVEAILWILRSEMTKNKVVIKTHAMMVLKNVIEVLSSNHQSGLHPEFFQEMVNILRKESKHHISQQATKAALQVLIDACQWGRNKQKIVESGAIFELIELELCNPEERLSELVLCVLAHLCTCADGRAEFLKHAAGIAVVTKRILRVSSALDDCAIQILGSIAKCSATKEVLMEMLRVGAVSKLCMVIQADCEDYLKKKAMEILRTHSYAWGNSPCIQVCLLT from the exons atggaagaagtAGAGATACCTCAATATTTCTTGTGTCCTATATCACTTATGATCATGAAAGATCCGGTAACGACGGTGACCGGAATAACGTATGACAGGGAGAATATCGAGATGTGGTTGTTAACGGCGGAGGAAGAGTCGGCGACGTGTCCAGTGACAAAGCAGAAATTGCCTAGAGACATTGAGTTATTGACACCAAATCATATGCTCAGGCGACTTATTCAAGGTTGGTGCATTGCCAATGCAAGTTATGGGATTGACAGAATTCCAACTCCTAAATATCCTTTGGACAAATCCCATATGCTTCGACTAGTTCGTCAG GTGAATAATGATCAGCTTCGTGTTGAAGCATTGAAGAAAATTGATGCTTTTGTGATTGAGAATGGGAAGAACAGGAAGTGCTTGGAGGAAGTTGGTGCAATTAAGGCAATGATTTCTGTTATAGTGAAAAGTTATAAGGAAAGAAAACTAATCACCGGCCTTGAAGAAGCTTTGAGAATTTTCCACCGTGTTTGGAGCCCAACAACTGAAAATAAACAAATCGTCAAGGAAAACCATGACCTAGTTGAAGCTATTTTATGGATTTTGAGAAGTGAAATGACCAAAAATAAAGTTGTTATCAAGACTCACGCGATGATGGTGTTGAAAAACGTGATAGAGGTCTTGAGTTCAAATCATCAATCGGGACTACACCCCGAATTTTTTCAAGAAATGGTGAATATTTTACGAAAAGAAAGCAAACATCACATCTCTCAACAAGCAACAAAAGCAGCTTTGCAAGTGCTAATAGATGCTTGTCAATGGGGAAGAAACAAGCAAAAGATAGTGGAATCGGGAGCCATATTCGAGCTAATAGAGCTCGAATTATGTAACCCAGAAGAAAGGCTTTCGGAATTGGTACTTTGcgttttggctcatttatgtacTTGTGCTGATGGGAGGGCGGAATTCTTAAAACATGCAGCTGGAATTGCTGTTGTTACTAAAAGGATACTAAGGGTTTCATCAGCTTTAGATGATTGTGCAATTCAAATTCTTGGATCAATTGCTAAGTGTTCAGCTACAAAAGAAGTGTTAATGGAGATGTTGAGAGTTGGAGCTGTGTCAAAGCTTTGCATGGTGATTCAAGCAGATTGTGAAGATTATTTAAAGAAGAAAGCTATGGAGATCTTGAGGACACATTCTTATGCTTGGGGTAATTCTCCATGTATACAAGTTTGTCTCTTGACTTGA